From the genome of Treponema denticola:
TTTGAACCCCGCTGCAAACAGCGCATAGTGCTATTACCAATTTTTTCCAAAAACTATGTGCGCTTATTTATATAATCTTCGTGCTCTTGTCGTGCGGGAGAAAAATGCGGCCTTGCCTTTTTAGGCTAATCCGTGCTATAATAACCCTTGAGGTTTTTATGAGCGATATTGAAAGTCAAATGTTAAAGAAGGGGCTTATAAAGGTTCCTATCGATGAAAAAAGTGCCGGAAAAGAAAGTCCTTATAAGAGAGTTGCCAAATTTCTTTTTATAATCGGAGCGGAGCAGGCTGCCGATGTTTTAAGGCAGCTTACCAAGGAACAGATAGACAAGGTTGTAGCAGAGCTTGTTACGGTTCAATCGATAGATAAAAAAGAAGCCTATGATATTCTAAATGAATTTAACGATATCTATAATAAAAACCAAAATCTTTTAGGCGGTGTCGATACGGCTAAGACAATCTTAACCGAAGCCTTCGGCGAGGCCAGGGCAGAAAAAATTCTTGAAACTGCCGTGCCTCCTAAAATGCCCAAACCTTTTGAGTATCTTGAAGGTATGGATAAGGAGCGCCTGAGCCGAATTTTACAAGGCGAGCTTCCGGCTACAAAGGCCATAGTCCTTTCTCAATTGGAGCCTAAGCAGGCTGCGTCCTATATAAGTTCCATTGAAGATGAAGACGAAAAAAAAGACATCATCTTACGCCTTGCAAAACTTAAAAAGATAGATGCTGAAGTTCTTACTCAGGTAAGT
Proteins encoded in this window:
- a CDS encoding flagellar motor switch protein FliG, whose amino-acid sequence is MSDIESQMLKKGLIKVPIDEKSAGKESPYKRVAKFLFIIGAEQAADVLRQLTKEQIDKVVAELVTVQSIDKKEAYDILNEFNDIYNKNQNLLGGVDTAKTILTEAFGEARAEKILETAVPPKMPKPFEYLEGMDKERLSRILQGELPATKAIVLSQLEPKQAASYISSIEDEDEKKDIILRLAKLKKIDAEVLTQVSEALKKKLADVNLNRTSSVDGVSVLANILRKLDYETGSSILDSLDLEDENLTETIKRKLVTLDDIINMNPKHIQYLISPMTDKELALLIHNQSEEFRKVILANMSKSRAALVLDEEQYMGPVLKRDLNNTVEHFLARVKNEAERGRVIIVKDEDDKFVY